The Sulfurospirillum diekertiae genomic sequence AGTAACGGGTGAATTAAGAGCTTGGTACTTTGATAGGGATACAGGTACTTCTAACCCAACTACGGCTACAACAGGAACAATTGGTAAAGGTAACGCTGACCTTTTTTCAACAGGTGTTATGTTGAGTTATGTAACAGATTCATTGCATGGTTTATCTCTTGGTACAACATTCCAGTCAAGCTATGCTCCATTTGCTGACAACGATGCAAAAAATCTTTATGCATCAGATATGTATGGTTCAGGGGCAGTGCTTTCAGAGGCGTATGTAACGTATACTCTTGGAAAAACAACGGCAAAAGTGGGTCGTCAATTTATTACAAGCCCCCTTGTGAGTAGTTCTGGTTCACGTATGATTAAAGAAGCCTTCCAAGCAGCGGTTCTTATCAACACGGACCTTCCAAATACAACATTAATAGCAGGATATTCTGACAAATTCCAAGGTAGAACATCCGATTATGATAAAAGTGTGGTAGGTGGTGATTCAGGGATGCCTAACTTTAAAAAAGAGGCTGTATTCTACGGAACGGGCACAGCTAATGGTGGATCAAACGTTTTTGGATTTGATGGAGCGTACACAGCTGCTGCGATTAACACATCTATCACAAACTTGACATTAATTGGTCAATACTTATTTGTCAATGATGTTGAATTAACCAATGGTGGTGATGCCAATGTTTTCTATGCAGAGGGTAACTATGTAGTACCTCTAAGCACTATGAAATTACTCTTTGATGCGACATATCGTGGTTCTAGAACATCAAATGAGACATTTGATAGTTTCCATGTTGAAGGTGATATGTACCAAGGACGTGTTGGCTTTAAAGAGCTAGCAGGCTTTAATGGATCTTTGGCCTATAGTACCGTATCAAGTGGGCAAAGTGTTCTCCTAGGTGCAGGAAATGGACCAACAACGTATACCGCTCCATTGATCAAAGGTGCCGAAGTCACTTCAGGTGCTAATACAGATGCTTATAAAGTTGAAGTTGGTTATGATTTTACAAAAGTGGGTGTTACAGGTCTTAAAGTCTTAGGACAATATGTAAAAATCAATCAAGACGCTTCATCTGTCGCTGTAGGCGATATATTGAATAAGGCCTCTAGTGATACAAAAACAAAATACTGGGAAGGACAAATTGCTTATGACATCCCTTCACTTAAAGGGTTAACGTTATCTCTTGAGTATGAAAATGCTACAAAAGATGTTGCAGCATTGGGTGCGACAGCTGCTAGTTCAACAGACTTTAATGAAATGAGATTTAGAGCTAATTACAAATTCTAATTGAAACTCCGTCTCTTTTGAGGCGGAGTTTTCCCCTCAATTGCTCTAAATAGGGAGATATTCCTTTTATATGTGCATGAATGTTCTCTAAATTATTTAAATTTTAAGTTATAATCATTATAATGTATTAATTATATAAATTTTTATACAATGAATACATTATGCAAATTTTTTTCATTCTACATTGTTAAGGTACAAATATTTTTTTAAAGCCTCTGCTTGATGTTATGATTTATTGATACTAAAGAATTCATAAAATATTTTAATCAGATATATCGTTATATATAAAAAAAATACTACAACTTAAAAAGAGGGGCAGGGATGAATGTAACTGGGAAAAGAGCATTAGTGTTTAGTCTTATTGCACTGTGCAATCTGTATGGGCAAGATTCTTATCAATTAGAAGAGGTCGTTGCAACGGGAAAAACAGGGAGTGCCACAGCTTTTGAAACGGGTGGCAAAGAAAATATCAATTCACAAGGATACAATAAAGACGCCATCGATCTTTACAGTGGACCCATTGGTATTTCAGCGCTGAAAGTTGTTGGTATGTCGCCTTCAGTAGATTATCAACCTGCCGAAGTTTTTGGCTCAAATGAAACATCGTTTCACGATCCGCTACGTATTCGCGGTAAAAGTCAGTCAGGGCCTGGCGGCGTTTACATGTTAGAGTCACTCCCCATTAGTGGCAATCCAGGGGGAGGAAAAACCATATTTGATCTGGAAAATATCTCATGGATCGACCTTTACAAAGGGTATATGCCTGCTGAAAAAAGTCTTGGCTTCTCCAACCTCATTGGAAAAGTCGATATGATGGTCGATCGACCCAAAAAAGAGATGGAAACAACGGTGTCTCAAACTGTCGGTTCAGATCATGCATTACGAACCTTTTTGCGTTTTGATACGGGGCAAATGGGTGATGTTTCAGCGTTTGGATCGGTTTCTAAAACCAGTGGCGATAAATGGAAAGGCGAAGGTGATCTGGATCGAACCAACGTTATGTTAGGCATGACCTACAGACCGAATGATAACTTTAAAAGTGAGCTATTTTTTGCGCACAGCGAAGACGATCATAATAACTATTATGGGCTTTCATACGCAGAAGCTAAAGATTTGGACACGAATTATAAAAAAGACTGGAATACAGCGTATCCTACAACAAAAAATGCTAACTATTACGATTGGAATAAGCAATCTTTTACCGATGACGTCGTAACGGCAAATCTAGAGTACCGTTTTGCGAATGACTCTGTTTTAAGTTTTAAACCGTACTATTCAAAGGACAGAGGTGAATATTGGTTCACCAATATGCCCGCAACTCCAGCCACATCGCCTGTGACCCAATGGCTCGTTGATCATGATAGGTATGGCGCGGTATTGGCCTATGAGATACCAATCATCGAAGAGATGGCGATGAAAATTGGCTATTGGTATGGAGAGCAAGATCTTCCAGGACCACCAACAAGTCGAAGAATGTATACGGTCAGTAACACAGGACAATTAAAATACAATGGTTGGAATACGTTAGCAGAAGAGTCAACGCACACGTTTAGCTCACCGTTTGTACAATTCAGCGGTGACATTAAAGATTTTAGCTACGCTTTTGGCATACGATACCTTGACTTTAAACTTGCAGGAATTAACAGCCACACAGCAGGTGCGAATAGTGCTGCTGTAAGTTCAGATTACGATACAGCACTTAGCCAAGTTGCGCTTGATCCATGGTCCAGTGTTGCTTCTAAAACCTTTACTGAATGGTTACCAAGTGCCTATTTAGGCTATAAGATAACCTCCAATACGGAAGTCTATTTTGATTACGGTAGAAGTTACGGTTATGATGTCAATCTTTTCCCAACGTACATTTCCAATCGAGCGACGTATGTGAGCAAAGGGGTCTCTCTTCAGAAATTATGGGATAAGCAAAACCTAGAGATTTCCGATAACTACGATATTGGTCTAAAGTATAGCATTGGAAGCATTGTTTTGTCTCCAAATCTCTTTTATACCAAAGTATCGGGTAAACAAGCCACCATTTATGATACCCAATACGGTATAAATTATCCGACCAATAACCTTGACGCTGAAAGTTACGGTGCTGAGTTTGCCATTAGTGGTGCAGCTACGGAGTCTATAGATTTTCTTGCCAGCGCTTTTTACAATCGCTACTATTACACAGAGGACTTTCAGACCAGTGCACTAGCGACAACATCGACAAAAAACAATCAAGTGCCTGATGCCCCAAGGCAAGGGCTTAAAGGTTCTATGACGTATAAAATGGGTAGCTGGAAATTCACGCCAATCGTTCGCTATACGGCTAGCAGGTACGGTAATGTGGAACATACGCAAGAGATTCCTTCGTTTACAACGGTGGATTTTAATGTCGATTATAAATTGCCTAAAATACAAGGCATAAAAGAGGGTGATGTACAATTAAGCTTTGTTAATCTTTTGGATAAACACTATATTGCTTCGATTGTAACACCGGATAATGCACTTGCCGCCGATACAACGCAACCAACGTATTTGTCAGGCATGCCATTTGGTGTCTATTTGACGCTTGGTATGAAATTTTAAGTCAGCATTTTTTCAGAAGTTTTGCCCATACACACAGCATGGGCAAAGCCTAAATTTATAAATACGAATAAGCTGTTTTTTGGGTATTTAGTTATTTATCTAAATAAATTTCAATGCGCTCTTTACCTTTGCCTATATTTTTTCGTTTTAAGGAAAGTTTACCAATTTCACCTGTGCGTTTTAAATGTGTGCCACCGCAAGGAACTTGTGCGAAACCATCGATTTCCCAGTAACGTCTTTGGTTTACAAGATCGCTGTAATCACTTTTGATGGGTAGGTTTTTCTCGATCAATTCCGTTGCTTTACGAAGCAAGAGGGGAAATAAGGTACTAATATTTTCATGCCAAAAAAAATCAATGCGTGCTTTATCTTGGGCGATGTGCGCGCCGATTTTTTCCACAGAACCTAGTTCTTGATAGAGGAGTTCCAAGATTAATTCTGCGGCAAAATGGTGTTGCATCAAGCTATAACGCCTCTGCCAGTCGATCTTGACTGTGACGTTTTGATCCACATGAAGTGTGTGACCGCTTGCTAGGGTGTAGCGTATATTGGTGCCTTCTTTCGTCGCATCTAAGACTTCAACGCCTCCAATAGTTCCAAAATCACTCTCTTGACCGCCTGAAAAGGCATAAAAAATGGTTTGATCTAAGTAAATACAATCACCCTCAACCGCTTCAATTTTTGCTTGAATTTCGCTCGCATAAGGGTCATTCCAAAAAAGCTTATCTAACATAACGTTCTCCATAGTTTAATACATGAATATTATATAAAAAATCGAAAGGAAGAGGTGATTTTTATTTTTACATGTAAAGAAGATACCGTATTAAAAGCTAAATATTTAATGCCTAAATAAATGGAGACAGATAAATGATGGTAGGCTACTTTAATACAATTAAGCACTAAATCTTTTACATGTAAATAAAAAGTAGCCTGTCCCTATTTTCTACACTCAGTTTTTTGAAAAATGCAGAATTGCTTTTACATGTAAAAACAAAGTGGCTTGTTTCCTAAATTCGTCATATTGAATTCTCAATAAATTTTTTAAATAAAATGCTACCAATAATACTTGTTGTTATGCCCATAATTATTGATATGATAAAATAAAACCAATTCCTTTGTCTTTTAGTTTTTAGTTTTAGTTTTTCTACTTATCGCTAATGATGATAATAATACAAAACTTTTTGGCCTATTGTTAGCATTACTACCTATAAAGCCTCCTAAAATTATTGATATTATAAAAGAAGCAAATAAAACTGCTGAAAATATATATGATAACTGAGTTTCTGTACCACCTATAACAAAATCTAGTAAATTATTTATTTTGTATGTAAGAAATTCTATAGGTTCAATAATTTCCTTTGCCTTGACATTTATATTTTCTAAGTACATATTTCGATATATGGAATATGTATTCCAAGCTCCAAATAGCATACTTGCAAAAAATAATAATCCTGATAAGAATCCAATAAATGAACTATTTTTGTATAAAAATTGCTCAAGTTTACTTGGCATTTTTGTTAATGATTTAACATGCCCTGTTAATAAAGATTCAATATCGATTCCCCATGTCCTCTCTGTATGATTAATTCTACAAAATATTCCCGTTTGTTTGAAGTATCTTAATTGTCTAAATAATATTGAGTCTTCATCTTCTAAAACCAATTCAGTATCTGCATCAAATATTAAATTTATTTCTTGTTTTTCTGAAACAGATTTATTTTTTAAATTTTATTAAATATGTCCATGATAAGGCTACGCCTATTGATTCTAACGGCCTGACTTCAGTATAATGCTCAAAATCTGCAATACTATTTAATAATACGGATGTGTCATCGTTATACAATATTTTTACTGTAAATTGAACTAGTTGAGCATCATTCTGTTGTTGAATTCTTTGTTCAATTAAATAAAAAGTATTAATAATATCATCCTTTGAAACTTCAAAAGTTCCTCTAAAGGCTTTTTCAATTGTTTGCGGTTTTCCAAGTAATCCAGAAATAAATGCTCCGAAATCATTTGGATTACATGGTAGAGTTACTGCAAAATTTTCTTGGCCATCTTTTTTAAATAAATCAATATCTGGCATATATATTCCTTTATATATTAAACTATATTAGACATCTTGCAAAACTCAAATAAAAGGCACTAAAAATGCTTGGCAAAAGAGATGAAAAAATATGAACAAATGCAAAAGCATAAACCCAAAGATTTTAAGCGCCATATTGGCGTTAATGAAGAGACATTTAACGCAATGATAGAGGTGTTTAGGCAATACGATGAGAATCGTAAAAAAGGATTAGGTGTGGGAGGGAGGAGATCTCTTTCGCCAGAAAATAAAGTACTTTTGATGCTTGGCTATTATCGTGAGTATCGCACCCTTGAACATATTGGATTTGATTATGGTGTGAGTGAATCGACAGCTTCGAGGATTGTGTGTGAAGTAGAAGATATTTTGATTAAATCTGGTAGATTTTCATTGCCAAGTAAGAGAGAACTTTATAAAAGTAATGTTGAACTTTCCTTTGTTGTCATTGATGCGACAGAAGTTCCATGCCAAAGACCCAAAAAAAGCAAAGAGAGTACTACTCAGGCAAGAAAAAGAGTCATACTCTAAAAGGACAGATTGTGATTGATAAAGAGGAGAGGATTATTTGTGTGCATACCGCTAAAGGTACTACACATGATTTTAGACTGTTTCAAGAATCTAATCTTCCCTTGATGCCCTGTACCTGTGCTTATGTTGATTTAGGATATCTGGGTATTGCAAAAGAGCATAGCCATTGTCAGATTCCATATAAAGCCTCAAAACTTCATCCTTTGAGTGATGAGCAAAAAAAGAAAAACAGACAAAAAGCACGTGCTAGAATATGCGTTGAACATGTGAATGCTAAAATCAAAACATTTCAGATACTTACTCAAAAATACCGAAATAGAAGAAAACGATTCAATCTACGCTTTAATTTGATATGTGGATTAATCAACTTTGACCGTGGTTTTGCTGTGGAATACAAATGAGTTTTGCAAGATGTCTATTATTTAATAACCATTATATACTGCTGTGCTTGCGTTTAGTTAAATAAAAGGTGAGAATGGTTGCTTTCTTCTGCTTTGCCCCCTTTTTTTACATGTAAACCCCAAATCCCCACAAAATTAAATTTACAAAACTAAAGTATTGACTTAAGTCATAGATTGGATTTTTGCTTAGTGATAGAATGACCTCGTAACTCAAAATAGGAGGTTTCAATATGTCGCTTTCAAGAAGAGACTTTTTAAAAACATCTGCCGCTGTGAGCGCTGCTGCTGCGGTGGGCATTAGCGTGCCTTCCGAGCTCAAGGCTGCAGGGGAACACGCCGAAAAAGATTGGCGCTGGGACAAATCTGTGTGTCGATTCTGTGGTACCGGTTGTGGTATTATGGTGGCGACCAAAGAGGGTAAAATTGTCGCGGTCAAAGGTGATCCAGCGGCTCCCGTCAACCGTGGACTTAACTGTATCAAGGGCTATTTTAATGCCAAAATCATGTATGGCGCCGATCGTCTTAAAGAACCACTTTTACGCATGAACGACAAAGGCGAATTTGACAAACACGGTCAATTCAAACCTGTCTCATGGAAACGTGCGTTTGACGAGATGGAAAAACACATGAAAGCCGCGATGAAAGCGGGCGGTCCAGAAGCCATTGGTGTGTTTGGTTCAGGTCAATACACGATTCATGAAGGTTATGTCGCCGCAAAATTGATGAAAGCGGGCTTTCGCTCCAATGCCATCGATCCTAATGCGCGTCACTGTATGGCTTCAGCCGTTGTTGGCTTTATGCAAACCTTTGGTATCGATGAGCCGGCAGGCTGTTACGATGACATTGAACTGACCGATACCATTGTTACTTGGGGTGCCAACATGGCGGAGATGCATCCGATTTTGTGGTCAAGGGTGAGTGATCGAAAACTGACCTCTCCCGATAAAGTCAAAGTGGTGAACCTCTCTACATATACGCACCGTTGTTCTGACCTTGCGGACACGGAGATTATCTTCTCTCCAAGTACCGATCTTGCGATTTGGAACTACATTGCACGTGAGATTGTTTACAATCATCCAGAAGCGATTGATTGGGATTTTGTGAAGAAAAATACCATTTTTGCAACCGGTTTTTCGAATATCGGTTATGGTATGAGAACGGAAGCTGAGGCTAAAAAATTAGGCTACTCCGATAAAGAACTTGAGATTATTAAAAAAGAAGAAGCGAAAGTTATTTCTGAGAAAGAAGCTCCAGGTCTTGCACACTTAGGTGTTAAAGCGGGCGATACTATGAAAATGGATAAAGCAGATGCTGCGATGCTTCACTGGGAAATTAGCTTTGAAGATTTTAAAAAAGGTTTAGAGCCTTATACCCTTGATTATGTTGCAAAAATTGCTAAAGGCAATCCTGATGAGACCATCGAGAGCTTTAAAGCAAAACTGCAAACACTTGTAAGCCTTTACATTGAAAAAGAGCGTAAAGTTGTCAGCTTCTGGACAATGGGCTTTAACCAACATCAACGAGGTACATGGGTAAATGAACAAGCGTATATGGTTCACTTTCTCCTTGGCAAACAAGCCAAACCCGGTTCTGGAGCATTTTCTTTGACAGGACAACCGAGTGCGTGTGGAACAGCGCGTGAAGTCGGTACCTTTACACACCGTTTACCTGCCGATATGGACGTTTCGATTCCTGCACACAGAGCCGTGAGTGAGAAAATATGGAAATTACCAGAGGGCACACTCAATCCAATGGGTTACCAACATATTATGAATATTCACAGACAAATTGAGAGTGGCAAGATCAAATTTGCATGGGTCAATGTCTGTAATCCATACCAAGACACAGCGAACGCTGAACACTGGATCAAAGCGGCTCGTAAAGCTGACAACTTTATCGTCTGTTCTGACGCGTATCCAGGAATTTCTGCCAAAGTGTCTGATCTGATCTTACCTTCTGCGATGATTTATGAGAAATGGGGCGGATACGGTAACGCTGAGCGAAGAACACAACAATGGAAACAACAAGTTCTCCCCGTTGGCGAAGCGATGAGTGATACATGGCAATGGGTTGAGCTTTCAAAACGCTTTACGATTGCAGATGTTTGGGGTGAACAACCAATCAAGGGTGGCAAATTACCAAATGTTATCGAAGCGGCAAAAGCGATGGGCTATAAAGAGACCGATACTTTGTATGATGTTTTGTTTGCTAATGAATTTTTCAAATCTTTCAAAGCACAAGACCCTATTGGTGAAGGCTTTGATAACACCGAAGTCAACGGCGATAAACGTGGTGTCATGGGCAGTGACGGTAAAGAGTGGAAAGGGTATGGCTTCTTCTTGCAAAAAGCGATTTGGGAAGAGTACCGCAAGTTTGGGGCTGGTCATGGACATGACTTGGCTGACTTTGACACCTACCACAAAGTAAGAGGACTGAAATGGCCTGTTGTCGATGGTAAAGAGACACAATGGAGATTTAACGCTAAGTATGATCCGTATGCTGCAAAAGAAAACAATGGTGAGTTCGCATTTTATGGAACATTTGCAAAAGCGATCAAAAAAGGTAACTTACTCAAACCAACCACCGAAGAGACATACCCGCTTAAAAATAAAGCGAAAATTTTCTTTAGACCGTATATGGATCCATGCGAAATGCCAGATGCGCAGTATGATACATGGTTGTGTACAGGGCGTGTGCTAGAGCACTGGCATAGTGGTACGATGACGATGAGGGTTCCTGAGCTTTACCGTGCTGTTCCTGAGGCACTTTGTTATATGCACCCAGAAGATGCGAAAGTGAAAGGCTTTATCCAAGGCGAATTGATTTGGATAGAGAGTCGCCGTGGATCATGTAAAGCACGTGTGGAAACCAGGGGACGTAATCGAACACCGCGTGGGCTTGTATTTGTTCCTTGGTTTGATGAGAAAGTTTTCATCAACAAAGTATGTCTTGATGCAACATGTCCTCTTTCTAAACAGACGGACTATAAAAAGTGTGCGGTCAAACTTTATAAAGCATAAGTAATAAAATGGAAACAACAGATAAAATCGCAATCTCAGACCGCCGTAAATTCCTCGCTTTGATGGCTCAAAGTGGTGGATTCATGGCGTTGGGTGGCATGGTTTGGACAGGGTATTTGGAAGAGGCAAAAAGCGCTCCGTTGGTTTTACGACCACCTGCTGCAGTCTTGGAAAAGGACTTTATGCGCTTGTGCATCAAGTGTGGGCAGTGTGTTGTCGCATGTCCTTACCATACGCTTAGCCTTGCCAAACCGGGTGACACAAAGCCGTTGGGAACACCGTTTTTTATTCCTCGTGAAGTACCGTGTCACATGTGTACGGATATACCGTGTGTACCTGTCTGTCCCACGGGAGCATTGGATGAGAAGAGTGTTTCTAAAATCACTGAAGGTGTCTTTGAACTGGACATCACCAAAGCGCGCATGGGACTTGCCGTCGTTGATGTCCAGTCCTGCATCGCATTTTGGGGAATTCAGTGCGACGCGTGTTACCGAGCATGTCCTATTATGGACAGTGCGATTAAGTTAGAGTATAGACGCAATGAGCGAACGGGCAAACATGCCTATTTGACACCGATAGTCAACAGTCTTACCTGTACGGGATGTGGTTTGTGCGAGAGAGCCTGTGTCACTGAAAAAGCAGCAATCCATGTGTTGCCTTTGGAAATCGCCACAGGAAATATCGGCTCACACTATATTAAAGGCTGGGAGCAGGGGGATGAGCAACGCTTAGAAAAAGCGAGTGGTGATGTTACAACGCATACCAAACGTAGCGAGAAGTCTGCGACAGACTACTTGAATTCGAATGAGGAGATGTTCAAATGAGAGAATGGATCAGAAGCCACCGTTTTATGATGGCACGACGCTTCACTCAACTGAGCATTCTTGGTTTGTTTGTGGCTGCCAATGGTTATGGGTTTAGGCTACTCAATGGTGATTTAAGCGCCTCTTTGGTGATGAAAAAACTTCCTTTAGCCGATCCTTTTGCCTTATTGCAGATATTAGCGACGGGTGCGATTGTAGGCATAGATGTACTTACGGGTGCAGCTTTGATCCTACTGTTTTACATGGTTGTCGGTGGGCGCGCATTTTGTTCATGGGTTTGTCCTCTCAATATGGTAACCGATGCTGCAAATGGAACACGAAGAGTCCTTCTTTTGGATAAAACCGTTGAAAAGAAGGTGTGGATGAGTCGTAATGTAAGGTATTGGGTTTTGGCTCTTAGCCTTATATTATCGTTTCTGACAGGCGTGGCTGCATTTGAAATGGTCAGTCCTATTGGGATTTTAAATCGGGGTATCATCTTTGGGATGGGCATGAGCGCGGCTCCTATACTTTGCATTTATCTGTTTGATCTTTTTGCCGTAAAAAATGGCTGGTGCGGACACATTTGCCCTTTGGGCGGGTTTTACTCTCTTGTTGGGCGTTTAAGTCTGGTACGTATTAAACACGACCACACGAAGTGTACCTTGTGCATGAAGTGTAAAGAGATTTGTCCTGAGAAGCAGGTTCTTGGCATTATCTCCAAAAGGAGCGGTGCCATAACTTCAGGAGAGTGTACTAATTGTGGACGATGTGTTGAAGTGTGTGAGAGTGATGCACTCTCTTTTGGTGTGCGGAATTACATTAACACAAATGTAGGAGAAAAAGAATGACTAGTATAAAAACGTTGATAATGGGTTCTTTGATAAGTATTATTGTGGCAAGCGGATGTGCGGTGTCGCAATCATACAATGAAGAGGATTTAGGGCTTAGAAAGGTGGATCTCTACAGCGAAAAAACCGTTGTGGGTGAGCCAACATCATACTCAACAGTGTCTGCTGGTGAGTCAAAAACGATTCAAAGGTCGTTTGAAAATGCACCTCCGTTGATTCCACATGATGTGGAAGGAATGCTCGATATGACGAAAGAGAACAATGCGTGTACGGGTTGCCACATGCCTGAAGTTGCTGAGGCAGTGAAAGCGACTCCGATTCCGAAGTCTCACTTTTTCGATATGAGAACGCAAAAAGTGCTTACAGAGATGAGTTCTGCACGCTATAACTGTTCAGCATGTCATGTGCCTCAATCTGCCAACGAGCCTTTGGTTCAAAATAATTTTAAACCAGACTATCGTAAAGAGAGTGAGAAAAGTCGTTCAAACCTCATTGATAACCTTAATGAAGGTGTGAAGTAGCCATGACAAATGGTAGCAGAAGAGGGGTTTTTACCTCTCTTTTTGGTAACAAAAAGGCGCAAAAAAATCAAAATGAGTTGTGTGTGCGCCCTCCTTACCATCATGTGGGGTATGAATTTTTGGATCATTGCGTTACATGTAAAGATACGCCTTGCATGAATGCGTGTGAAGAAAAGATTATCGTCCTCTCTGCTGCCACCCATACCCCTTACTTAGACTTTACCAAAGGTGGATGTACCTTTTGTGAAGCGTGCGCAAGGGCGTGCCCAAGTGGTGTTTTAAGTCTTACATGTAACGATGAAAAAGATTTACATGTAAAAGCGAAGATTGATATAATAGCCTGTATGGCATGGCATCAAAGTCTGTGCAATAGCTGTTTGGATGCGTGTGAACCTAGAGCCATTCAATTTTTAGGGCTTTGGAAACCGCAAATAGAGATGGATGTCTGTAATGGATGTGGCATGTGCGTCGGCATCTGTCCTAGTAATGCGATTATAATCCAAGAGGAGAAAAAGGCATGAAATTATTTCTGTTTCTAAATCTCTTGACAAGTGTGCTGTTAAGTGCAGCGTTAGTACCAGAACGAACAATAGAAACGGCTGGAACGGTACAACATATAGCTTTGGTTGAGGGAAAGATCATCGCAGGAACAAGCGCAGGAACTCTTGAGGTGTATCAACTGAGTGATGCGACCAAACTTTCTCAAACCAAATTTCCGAATATAAAAGATTTTACAGGCGATGAGGTTGCTCCTAAAGTTTTTTCAGTTGATATGCTAGGCAACACGCTTCTTGCTGTCGTTCAAGCCAGTAACGGTGCGCGTGAGTTATACCTTATAGAAGAGGGTAAGCCTAAAGTGCTCATAGACGCTACGGCTAATCTTTTCATCTCCAAAGCACAATTTGTCGATAAAAAGCACATTTTGGTGGCACTTCTCAGTAATGAGATTTTTTTGTGGGACATTCAAACGAAAAAAGAGATTTACCGCATTCAACCTTCCTCTTCACACTTTAGCGATTTTGCATTGAATGAAACAAAAAGTAGGGTCGCAAGTGCATGTGAGTCGGGTGAAATCACTCTCTTTGATGTTTTAAGTGGCAAAATTACTCAAGTGCTCAAAGGCGGTAATGTGGACAATGTTTATACTGTGGATTTTAAAAAAGATAAAGTGCTCTGTGCGGGTCAAGACAGACGTGGCATTGTTTACACTCTTCAAAATAGCACGTATGAACGATTTGATGGCTCGTTTCTCATTTATGCGGGAGCACTGAGTCCTAGCGTAACGTTGGGTGCGTTTGCCTTTAATGAACAGAATGATATTGTTGTGTTTGATCTTGCCACAAAAGCGAAAGTTCATACGCTTAAAGGGCAAAAAAGTACGCTCAATACCATCATCTTTGCGACGGAGAAAGAGCTTGTCAGTAGCAGTGACGATCAATTTATTATGATTTGGAGAATCCCATGAATATTTCAAGTATTGTG encodes the following:
- the napA gene encoding nitrate reductase catalytic subunit NapA, whose product is MSLSRRDFLKTSAAVSAAAAVGISVPSELKAAGEHAEKDWRWDKSVCRFCGTGCGIMVATKEGKIVAVKGDPAAPVNRGLNCIKGYFNAKIMYGADRLKEPLLRMNDKGEFDKHGQFKPVSWKRAFDEMEKHMKAAMKAGGPEAIGVFGSGQYTIHEGYVAAKLMKAGFRSNAIDPNARHCMASAVVGFMQTFGIDEPAGCYDDIELTDTIVTWGANMAEMHPILWSRVSDRKLTSPDKVKVVNLSTYTHRCSDLADTEIIFSPSTDLAIWNYIAREIVYNHPEAIDWDFVKKNTIFATGFSNIGYGMRTEAEAKKLGYSDKELEIIKKEEAKVISEKEAPGLAHLGVKAGDTMKMDKADAAMLHWEISFEDFKKGLEPYTLDYVAKIAKGNPDETIESFKAKLQTLVSLYIEKERKVVSFWTMGFNQHQRGTWVNEQAYMVHFLLGKQAKPGSGAFSLTGQPSACGTAREVGTFTHRLPADMDVSIPAHRAVSEKIWKLPEGTLNPMGYQHIMNIHRQIESGKIKFAWVNVCNPYQDTANAEHWIKAARKADNFIVCSDAYPGISAKVSDLILPSAMIYEKWGGYGNAERRTQQWKQQVLPVGEAMSDTWQWVELSKRFTIADVWGEQPIKGGKLPNVIEAAKAMGYKETDTLYDVLFANEFFKSFKAQDPIGEGFDNTEVNGDKRGVMGSDGKEWKGYGFFLQKAIWEEYRKFGAGHGHDLADFDTYHKVRGLKWPVVDGKETQWRFNAKYDPYAAKENNGEFAFYGTFAKAIKKGNLLKPTTEETYPLKNKAKIFFRPYMDPCEMPDAQYDTWLCTGRVLEHWHSGTMTMRVPELYRAVPEALCYMHPEDAKVKGFIQGELIWIESRRGSCKARVETRGRNRTPRGLVFVPWFDEKVFINKVCLDATCPLSKQTDYKKCAVKLYKA
- the napG gene encoding ferredoxin-type protein NapG → METTDKIAISDRRKFLALMAQSGGFMALGGMVWTGYLEEAKSAPLVLRPPAAVLEKDFMRLCIKCGQCVVACPYHTLSLAKPGDTKPLGTPFFIPREVPCHMCTDIPCVPVCPTGALDEKSVSKITEGVFELDITKARMGLAVVDVQSCIAFWGIQCDACYRACPIMDSAIKLEYRRNERTGKHAYLTPIVNSLTCTGCGLCERACVTEKAAIHVLPLEIATGNIGSHYIKGWEQGDEQRLEKASGDVTTHTKRSEKSATDYLNSNEEMFK
- the napH gene encoding quinol dehydrogenase ferredoxin subunit NapH, yielding MREWIRSHRFMMARRFTQLSILGLFVAANGYGFRLLNGDLSASLVMKKLPLADPFALLQILATGAIVGIDVLTGAALILLFYMVVGGRAFCSWVCPLNMVTDAANGTRRVLLLDKTVEKKVWMSRNVRYWVLALSLILSFLTGVAAFEMVSPIGILNRGIIFGMGMSAAPILCIYLFDLFAVKNGWCGHICPLGGFYSLVGRLSLVRIKHDHTKCTLCMKCKEICPEKQVLGIISKRSGAITSGECTNCGRCVEVCESDALSFGVRNYINTNVGEKE
- a CDS encoding nitrate reductase cytochrome c-type subunit; translation: MTSIKTLIMGSLISIIVASGCAVSQSYNEEDLGLRKVDLYSEKTVVGEPTSYSTVSAGESKTIQRSFENAPPLIPHDVEGMLDMTKENNACTGCHMPEVAEAVKATPIPKSHFFDMRTQKVLTEMSSARYNCSACHVPQSANEPLVQNNFKPDYRKESEKSRSNLIDNLNEGVK
- a CDS encoding ferredoxin-type protein NapF; translated protein: MTNGSRRGVFTSLFGNKKAQKNQNELCVRPPYHHVGYEFLDHCVTCKDTPCMNACEEKIIVLSAATHTPYLDFTKGGCTFCEACARACPSGVLSLTCNDEKDLHVKAKIDIIACMAWHQSLCNSCLDACEPRAIQFLGLWKPQIEMDVCNGCGMCVGICPSNAIIIQEEKKA
- a CDS encoding WD40 repeat domain-containing protein; translation: MKLFLFLNLLTSVLLSAALVPERTIETAGTVQHIALVEGKIIAGTSAGTLEVYQLSDATKLSQTKFPNIKDFTGDEVAPKVFSVDMLGNTLLAVVQASNGARELYLIEEGKPKVLIDATANLFISKAQFVDKKHILVALLSNEIFLWDIQTKKEIYRIQPSSSHFSDFALNETKSRVASACESGEITLFDVLSGKITQVLKGGNVDNVYTVDFKKDKVLCAGQDRRGIVYTLQNSTYERFDGSFLIYAGALSPSVTLGAFAFNEQNDIVVFDLATKAKVHTLKGQKSTLNTIIFATEKELVSSSDDQFIMIWRIP